The Agrobacterium vitis region TTTGTTCGAACTGGCCGAAAAGCTCGCTGGCATGCCGGTTGTTCTCGAACGTCAAGATGAAGTGATTGGCGTCGGTCGCGGCGGTTTTGGTGTTGCGCGAGGGTGAGGTTACCACTTCTGGTGCGTTCAAGCGATCAGGCTCCCTATCGGAATTCAGTCCCTGCCCTCACTCTAACTCTCTGCCACCTCGGCAAACAAGCTGTTTGGGCCGATATCCGTGATTCGTACCTGAATAATGTCGCCTATTTGCGAAGGTTTTGCATCAACATTCACAGACTGCAACCACGGGGACCGGCCGATAATCTGTCCCGGCATCCGGCCCGGCTTTTCCAAAAGCAGGTCCATGGTCTGGCCCACCAGCGAGCGGGCAAAGTCATGCTGTTGTTTTAACAACAGTTCCTGCAACCGAGCGAGCCGTTCGGTCTTCACGTCCTCGGCCACATGGTCGGGCATGTCGGCACCGGGCGTGCCTGGACGTGGCGAATATTTGAACGAAAAGGCCTGTGCATAGCCGACCCGCTCGACCAATTTCATTGTGTCTTCGAAATCCGCATCCGTTTCGCCGGGAAAACCGACGATGAAATCGCCTGATATGGCGATGTCGGGACGCGCCTCCCGGATACGATCGACGAGTGCAATATAGTCGGCAGCCTTATGCCGGCGGTTCATCGCCTTCAGGATCCGGTCGGAACCGGACTGTACCGGCAGATGCAGATAGGGCATTAACATCCGCAGATCGCGATGCGCCTCGATCAGCCGCTCGTCCATGTCACGCGGATGGCTGGTCGTGTAGCGAAGCCGGGCAAGACCCGGAATTTCGGCTAGCTTATAGAGAAGATCGCCAAGGCCCATCTCGCGACCGTCCGGTCCCTTGCCATGCCAGGCATTGACGTTCTGACCAAGCAGGGTGATTTCGCGCACGCCGCTTTCCACCAGTCTCTGGGCTTCACCCAGCAATTGGGCAAGCGGCCGGGAAACTTCGGACCCACGGGTATAAGGCACCACGCAGAACGTGCAGAACTTATCGCAGCCTTCCTGCACGGTCAGAAACGCCGTGATCATCCGGCGCTTGCCAACGATCTTGGTTGGATCAGGCAGATGTTCGAACTTGTCTTCCACGGCATAGTCGGTATCGACCACCCGCTCCCCGCCCCGCGCCCGCCTCAAGGCCTGCGGCAGGCGGTGATAGGTCTGCGGACCGACAACCACATCGACGCCCGGTTCGCGGCGGACGATTTCCTCGCCCTCGGCCTGGGCGACGCAACCGGCCACGCCGATCATGAATTCCTCGCCTCTTGCGGCGCGAATCTTTTTCATTTCACGCAGCCGGCCCAGCGCCGAATAGACCTTGTCGGCGGCCTTTTCGCGGATATGACAGGTATTGAGCAGCACGAGGCTGGCTTCTTCCATATCCTCGGTCGATTGATA contains the following coding sequences:
- the miaB gene encoding tRNA (N6-isopentenyl adenosine(37)-C2)-methylthiotransferase MiaB, whose amino-acid sequence is MTQEISSLSASVEPVSAMVDNTSAQQKPAPQKKVFIKTYGCQMNVYDSSRMADALVAEGYQSTEDMEEASLVLLNTCHIREKAADKVYSALGRLREMKKIRAARGEEFMIGVAGCVAQAEGEEIVRREPGVDVVVGPQTYHRLPQALRRARGGERVVDTDYAVEDKFEHLPDPTKIVGKRRMITAFLTVQEGCDKFCTFCVVPYTRGSEVSRPLAQLLGEAQRLVESGVREITLLGQNVNAWHGKGPDGREMGLGDLLYKLAEIPGLARLRYTTSHPRDMDERLIEAHRDLRMLMPYLHLPVQSGSDRILKAMNRRHKAADYIALVDRIREARPDIAISGDFIVGFPGETDADFEDTMKLVERVGYAQAFSFKYSPRPGTPGADMPDHVAEDVKTERLARLQELLLKQQHDFARSLVGQTMDLLLEKPGRMPGQIIGRSPWLQSVNVDAKPSQIGDIIQVRITDIGPNSLFAEVAES